In Halanaeroarchaeum sp. HSR-CO, one DNA window encodes the following:
- the rdfA gene encoding rod-determining factor RdfA: MSDERTETVTRSKVARVIGTYDLGDVGADLERKWTRDDDRYSLRDLADEFNRKVLAAALDSAGQRASQYDVAHAYSVLTGDDVTEGARVQKRRELEREGVDVEVVDSDFVTHQAMHTYLRDVRGATLEREGRDPVESGAETLERLRGRTAAVTRETVERLRDRGDVDAGDLDVYVEIRIHCEACGTEMDVAEFLEAEGCECGGG, translated from the coding sequence ATGAGCGACGAGCGCACCGAAACGGTCACGAGAAGCAAGGTCGCACGCGTCATCGGGACGTACGACCTCGGCGACGTCGGCGCCGACCTCGAGCGCAAGTGGACCCGCGACGACGATCGATACAGCCTCCGCGATCTGGCCGACGAGTTCAACCGGAAGGTCCTCGCCGCGGCCCTCGACTCGGCCGGCCAGAGAGCGAGCCAGTACGACGTCGCCCACGCGTACTCGGTGCTCACTGGCGACGACGTGACCGAGGGGGCCCGGGTGCAGAAACGCCGGGAACTCGAACGCGAAGGCGTCGACGTCGAAGTCGTGGACTCGGACTTCGTCACCCACCAGGCGATGCACACCTACCTCCGCGACGTCCGCGGGGCGACCCTCGAACGCGAGGGGAGGGACCCGGTCGAGAGCGGGGCGGAGACCCTGGAACGACTTCGCGGGCGCACGGCGGCGGTGACACGCGAGACGGTCGAGCGTCTCCGCGACAGGGGCGACGTCGATGCCGGCGACCTGGACGTCTACGTGGAGATCCGAATCCACTGCGAGGCGTGTGGGACCGAGATGGACGTCGCCGAGTTCCTCGAGGCCGAAGGATGCGAGTGTGGCGGGGGCTGA
- a CDS encoding PAS domain S-box protein — translation MEQDASQNTPSVEPLRGGLQAVAENAWDAIVVIDLEGRIRFWNEGAQHIFGHSKSAAIGTDVHDLLAPAEYEDRIEDGFETFVETGTGRALGRTLELRATHRDGSRIPVELSVNAYEDDGDRYAVAIVRDVTERTERKRELERFHAFVEQSRDLITVIDENGHIQYNNSTVEAMLGYEQGELVGEDPLQYVHPDDREEVAAQMAALVAESGPGPRVEFRFHHADGSWVWLESVGSNRLDNPSVQGIVVNQRDITTRKDRQRKLEQYEYTIENAGEWIVAVDAEGSLVFANEGFREHHGLPDDVKGMTLDAILDPSTIEEIQPWIQRALNGDSVTFEHQTTPIDGAAVPVRSIVFPLEDPGGEIIGVVAAIRDISEVRARDQQLQVVDRVLRHNVNNSMNVVLGYAETIREHTTDDRVCQYANAILDRGEDLVSTARKEREITRILSKTPRRRPTNLTDLIEATVSSITAEHPAVTIEVDSPADCTVTTTTRLIRAIEELITNAVTHCDRDQPEVVVGVDCEPETVAVSVADDGPGIPAMDQNILRIDQDIEPLYHGSGLGLWLVKLIVDRADGALTFDEKDPRGSVVTITLPRR, via the coding sequence ATGGAGCAAGACGCGTCCCAGAACACGCCAAGCGTGGAACCGCTCCGGGGCGGTCTTCAGGCCGTCGCGGAAAACGCGTGGGACGCCATCGTCGTGATCGACCTCGAAGGGCGAATTCGCTTCTGGAACGAGGGTGCCCAGCACATTTTCGGCCACAGTAAATCGGCCGCCATCGGGACCGACGTCCACGACCTGCTCGCCCCGGCGGAGTACGAAGACCGGATCGAGGACGGCTTCGAGACGTTCGTCGAAACGGGGACTGGGCGGGCACTTGGACGGACGCTGGAACTCCGCGCCACCCACCGCGACGGGAGTCGGATTCCGGTCGAACTCTCGGTCAACGCCTACGAGGACGACGGGGACCGATACGCGGTCGCTATCGTCCGGGATGTCACCGAGCGGACCGAACGCAAACGCGAGCTAGAACGGTTCCACGCGTTCGTCGAGCAGTCTCGGGATCTGATAACGGTCATCGACGAGAACGGGCACATTCAGTACAATAACTCGACCGTCGAAGCGATGCTGGGGTACGAACAGGGGGAACTCGTCGGCGAAGATCCACTGCAGTACGTCCACCCCGACGACCGTGAGGAGGTGGCGGCCCAGATGGCGGCATTGGTCGCGGAGTCCGGCCCTGGACCGAGAGTCGAGTTCCGTTTCCACCACGCTGACGGGTCCTGGGTCTGGCTCGAGAGTGTCGGCAGCAACCGTCTCGATAACCCCAGCGTGCAGGGCATCGTCGTGAACCAGCGTGACATTACGACGCGGAAAGACCGTCAGCGCAAACTCGAGCAGTACGAGTACACCATCGAGAACGCAGGCGAATGGATCGTGGCCGTGGATGCGGAAGGGAGCCTTGTCTTCGCGAACGAGGGGTTTCGCGAGCACCACGGACTGCCCGACGACGTCAAGGGGATGACGTTGGACGCGATCCTCGATCCGAGCACGATCGAGGAGATTCAGCCCTGGATCCAACGGGCGCTGAACGGGGACTCCGTCACCTTCGAACACCAGACGACGCCGATCGATGGCGCCGCCGTCCCGGTGCGAAGCATCGTCTTCCCGCTGGAGGACCCTGGAGGCGAGATTATCGGCGTCGTGGCCGCGATTCGCGATATCAGTGAGGTTCGGGCCCGCGACCAGCAATTACAGGTCGTCGACCGCGTCCTCCGTCACAACGTAAACAACAGCATGAACGTCGTCCTCGGGTACGCCGAAACGATCCGGGAACACACGACCGATGACCGCGTCTGCCAGTACGCAAACGCGATCCTGGATCGTGGTGAAGACCTCGTGTCGACGGCTCGTAAAGAGCGGGAAATCACTCGAATCCTGTCGAAAACCCCCCGCCGCAGGCCGACCAATCTCACGGATCTGATCGAGGCCACTGTCTCGTCGATCACCGCGGAGCATCCGGCGGTGACCATCGAGGTCGATTCCCCAGCGGACTGTACGGTGACGACCACGACGAGACTCATCCGGGCAATCGAGGAACTGATCACAAATGCGGTAACACATTGTGACCGGGACCAGCCAGAAGTCGTGGTCGGCGTCGACTGCGAGCCCGAGACGGTAGCAGTCAGCGTGGCCGATGACGGGCCGGGTATCCCGGCCATGGATCAGAATATCCTCCGGATCGACCAGGACATCGAACCGCTGTATCACGGCAGTGGTCTCGGTCTCTGGCTGGTAAAACTCATCGTCGACCGGGCGGACGGTGCGTTGACCTTCGACGAAAAGGACCCGCGTGGCAGTGTCGTGACGATCACCTTGCCACGGCGTTGA
- a CDS encoding DUF4350 domain-containing protein, which translates to MRASEIGKRLGVVVVIALLVGAGLSMPLHGGQLTTSDDSFSVPTHQPDAILATEPAETGSIAVDADGESKHVVVDVGHANDIERASLAPMIEALTSSDHSVSFYRGERQATLNDTLRTADAFVVVSPEEPYTAAQRAGLEAFADAGGRVLLAGEPPSQGSALSSLLGMSSMQSSPAPMTGLASSFGFAFGDAYVYNLESYDVNYRNVFATPTDTAAIGTEAGQVTVHEATTVQGGTPLLTTSDSTKLSSTRAADTYPVAARNDSVVTLGDASLLDREWVQRGDNEVFVSAVLEFLVSGDKDPGAPTSPDSPSSSGPSSPTRTP; encoded by the coding sequence ATGCGAGCCAGTGAAATCGGCAAACGCCTGGGCGTCGTCGTGGTCATCGCCCTCCTCGTCGGGGCTGGACTGTCCATGCCGCTGCACGGTGGACAGCTGACGACGAGCGACGACTCGTTCTCGGTGCCGACTCATCAACCCGATGCGATTCTCGCCACCGAACCAGCTGAAACCGGTTCCATAGCGGTCGACGCCGACGGCGAATCGAAACACGTCGTCGTCGACGTAGGGCACGCAAACGACATCGAACGGGCGTCACTCGCCCCGATGATCGAGGCACTCACCTCGAGTGACCACTCCGTGTCGTTCTATCGAGGTGAGCGCCAAGCGACGCTCAACGACACGCTGCGGACGGCCGATGCGTTCGTCGTCGTCTCCCCCGAAGAGCCGTACACCGCAGCACAACGAGCGGGACTCGAAGCGTTCGCCGACGCAGGTGGGCGGGTGCTGTTGGCTGGGGAACCGCCGAGCCAGGGAAGCGCGTTGAGTTCACTACTGGGGATGTCGAGCATGCAGTCCTCGCCGGCACCGATGACTGGTCTGGCGTCGTCGTTCGGATTCGCGTTCGGTGACGCCTACGTCTACAACCTCGAGTCCTACGACGTCAATTACCGAAACGTCTTCGCGACGCCCACTGACACGGCCGCCATCGGAACCGAGGCCGGACAGGTGACCGTCCACGAGGCGACGACGGTCCAGGGCGGAACACCGCTGTTGACGACCAGTGACTCGACGAAACTCTCGAGCACGCGGGCCGCCGACACCTACCCGGTGGCCGCGCGAAACGACTCCGTCGTCACGCTGGGCGACGCGTCGCTGTTGGACCGGGAGTGGGTGCAGCGGGGTGACAACGAAGTCTTCGTCTCGGCCGTCCTGGAATTCCTCGTCAGCGGCGACAAGGACCCGGGTGCCCCGACTAGCCCCGATTCGCCGTCGTCGTCCGGACCCTCGTCGCCGACTCGAACGCCGTAG
- a CDS encoding S49 family peptidase, with protein sequence MSNRIDTYLRKALSSYAVLAVIAIVLGAMVVPPAINAAAGPDGTVAVVTIDEPITGGTADQTVQELREIRQNDSIDAVVLRVDSGGGGVTGSEAQYRAVKRLAAEKPVVTSVRSMAASGAYYTILPSDEIYAQPSSMVGHVGVIASFGGTEGVPASMTSGPDKASGATADEYRAQLETLKQSFVGTVVEERGEEITLSRTEISQAKIYTGAEAATNGYVDEVGGIEMATNEAASQAGLDSYETTHRDPASMTGLLSLLGAEDPSERSTSLFATPGVDRVRYLAIWGTPTTTDSSTEVLTNASQ encoded by the coding sequence ATGAGCAATCGAATCGACACGTATCTTCGGAAGGCACTGTCCTCGTACGCGGTCCTCGCCGTGATAGCCATCGTCCTCGGCGCGATGGTCGTCCCTCCAGCAATCAACGCGGCTGCCGGCCCGGACGGCACCGTGGCAGTAGTCACCATCGACGAACCCATCACCGGTGGGACTGCTGACCAAACCGTCCAGGAACTACGAGAAATACGTCAGAACGATTCCATCGATGCCGTCGTCCTCCGCGTCGATAGCGGTGGCGGTGGCGTCACTGGAAGTGAAGCCCAGTACAGAGCCGTAAAACGCCTCGCCGCCGAGAAACCAGTCGTGACGAGCGTTCGGTCGATGGCTGCCTCGGGGGCGTATTACACGATACTCCCGAGTGACGAGATCTACGCCCAGCCCAGTTCGATGGTCGGCCACGTGGGCGTCATCGCCTCCTTCGGCGGAACCGAGGGCGTCCCGGCGTCGATGACCTCTGGTCCCGACAAGGCATCCGGTGCGACCGCCGACGAATATCGGGCCCAACTGGAGACGCTCAAACAGTCCTTCGTCGGGACGGTCGTCGAGGAGCGTGGCGAGGAGATAACGCTCTCGCGAACCGAGATCTCGCAGGCGAAAATCTACACCGGTGCCGAGGCAGCGACCAACGGCTACGTAGACGAAGTCGGCGGCATCGAGATGGCAACCAACGAAGCGGCCTCCCAGGCCGGACTCGACAGCTACGAGACGACCCATCGTGATCCAGCCTCGATGACTGGATTGCTGTCGCTGCTCGGCGCCGAGGATCCGTCAGAGCGGTCGACATCGCTGTTCGCGACCCCTGGCGTCGATCGGGTCCGGTACCTCGCGATCTGGGGAACGCCGACGACCACCGATAGTTCGACGGAGGTGCTCACGAATGCGAGCCAGTGA
- a CDS encoding AIM24 family protein: MDFERFKRTHAPTDSQDTFQLENSYTLDVAVDGTIMAKVGSMIAYTGDLSFTGKASAEGGIRGFLKQAATNEGTPIMAVEGHGHVYLADHQKKVQILELGPDDSVSVNGEDVLAFESGLSYEIDTIDSLAGAFAGGLTNVYLEGPGRLAITTHGDPLVVEPPVSTDPSATVAWSGTTPAVEVNKNLSDMIGQESGERFQMNFTGGDGFVVVQPYEER; encoded by the coding sequence ATGGATTTCGAACGATTCAAACGAACCCACGCCCCGACGGACAGTCAGGACACGTTCCAACTCGAGAACAGTTACACCCTCGACGTCGCCGTCGACGGCACCATCATGGCCAAAGTCGGGTCGATGATCGCGTACACCGGGGATCTCTCGTTCACCGGCAAGGCGTCGGCCGAAGGAGGAATACGTGGCTTCCTCAAGCAAGCAGCGACGAACGAGGGCACGCCGATCATGGCCGTCGAGGGGCACGGCCACGTGTACCTCGCCGACCACCAGAAGAAAGTCCAGATCCTCGAACTCGGGCCCGACGACTCGGTGTCCGTGAACGGCGAGGACGTCCTCGCGTTCGAATCGGGGCTCTCCTACGAGATCGACACCATCGACAGTCTCGCCGGCGCGTTCGCCGGGGGACTCACGAACGTCTACCTCGAGGGGCCCGGTCGGCTGGCGATCACGACCCACGGGGACCCGCTGGTCGTCGAACCGCCGGTCTCGACGGACCCGAGCGCGACCGTCGCGTGGAGTGGGACCACACCAGCTGTCGAGGTCAACAAGAATCTCTCGGATATGATTGGCCAGGAATCCGGCGAACGCTTCCAGATGAACTTCACCGGTGGTGACGGCTTCGTGGTCGTCCAGCCCTACGAGGAGCGCTGA
- a CDS encoding YIP1 family protein, which produces MVFRVSSLLFAPRRFFERERADLGVLGPFLVLIATGSITLGGQLLLVSMSVIGDSSTLAYVTSILRVELPAITVAGALVSFGHVFVYWVGYAAIFHGGTWPFSNDGQFRDVFLLTGWGFLPWFLTGLVWLVAMIGSAQITPAPTTPAESDIFVRQVQETTLVRGARMVDSVGMVWSLWLWGSMLRAVRDVTWPQAALAVLPVAVFEFAKLVLL; this is translated from the coding sequence ATGGTCTTTCGGGTCTCTTCGCTCCTGTTCGCCCCCCGGCGCTTTTTCGAGCGGGAACGGGCTGATCTTGGCGTTCTCGGTCCGTTCCTGGTCCTGATAGCGACGGGATCGATCACGCTCGGCGGGCAGTTGCTCCTCGTCTCGATGAGCGTTATCGGTGATTCCTCGACGCTCGCGTACGTCACCTCGATTCTGCGGGTCGAACTCCCGGCCATCACCGTCGCTGGTGCGCTCGTCAGTTTCGGTCACGTCTTCGTCTACTGGGTCGGCTACGCCGCGATTTTCCACGGTGGGACCTGGCCGTTCTCGAACGACGGGCAATTCCGAGACGTGTTTCTCCTGACGGGCTGGGGCTTTCTCCCGTGGTTTTTGACCGGACTGGTGTGGCTCGTTGCGATGATCGGGAGCGCCCAGATCACGCCGGCGCCGACGACGCCCGCCGAGAGCGACATCTTCGTCCGTCAGGTCCAGGAGACCACACTCGTTCGCGGGGCCCGGATGGTCGACTCCGTGGGGATGGTCTGGTCGCTCTGGCTCTGGGGGAGTATGCTCCGGGCGGTCCGTGACGTGACGTGGCCACAGGCCGCTCTCGCAGTCCTGCCGGTCGCCGTCTTCGAATTCGCGAAGCTCGTGTTACTGTGA
- a CDS encoding winged helix-turn-helix domain-containing protein yields the protein MDDDEAAILDVVHDEYAREILQLVSEEPQSGPELIETIEASKPTIYRRLSRLEDLELVAAQVRPREDGHQRKVFVADVDAVHVQFDDGRVSVDVDRSPDDAVDRFTKLVSELS from the coding sequence ATGGACGACGACGAGGCAGCGATACTCGACGTCGTCCACGACGAATACGCACGGGAGATCCTGCAACTCGTCTCCGAAGAGCCCCAGTCCGGCCCGGAACTCATCGAGACCATCGAGGCGTCCAAACCCACCATCTATCGACGGCTATCCCGGCTGGAAGACCTCGAACTCGTCGCGGCACAGGTCCGGCCACGCGAGGACGGTCATCAACGGAAGGTGTTCGTTGCAGACGTCGACGCAGTCCACGTTCAATTCGACGACGGTCGCGTCTCAGTCGACGTCGATCGGTCCCCGGACGACGCTGTCGACCGCTTCACGAAACTCGTGAGTGAGCTCTCATGA
- a CDS encoding class I SAM-dependent DNA methyltransferase: MAGRDQATLPGTDDDLLELATLEKHLWAAADKLRGSIDSADYKNYIFGLLFLKRANDRFDEETEEVAEELGIAEATAREDRDLHEEFWIPERARWDHIKGQETDIGAALNKALAAIEDENDAIADRVLTTVDFNDKERLPDSLLSDLVSHFSKHRYRNEDLEDPDIFGRAYEYLIREFADDAGKKGGEFYTPREVVRLIVKCVNPEPGDRVYDPCVGSGGMLIYSAEHIREQGGDMEDISLYGQEKNLNTWAIGQMNVLLHELYDAQIKKGDTITDPKLVTKHDELEVFDRVIANPMWNQKEWNKDWVEENEPYNRFPYGLPPSNRGDWAWIQLMIASLNETGKAGVVMDNGVLFRSRSEKKIRKPILENDLVEAVIALPENLFYNTSSPGCILILNKDKPEEREGTVHFIYAEDQTLRESDVQVFEELSNQNQLTDEGVEYLAETYQTGREEDHHSRLVDLEEIEENDWNLNVPRYVDTTEPEEPIDVSQKLRELDRLAEERAKTDEELQQYMEELEYR; the protein is encoded by the coding sequence ATGGCTGGAAGGGACCAGGCAACGTTGCCTGGAACGGACGACGATCTACTCGAACTCGCTACGCTCGAAAAGCATCTCTGGGCCGCTGCGGACAAACTACGGGGGAGTATTGATTCAGCTGACTACAAAAACTACATTTTCGGACTCCTCTTTCTCAAACGGGCCAACGACCGCTTCGACGAGGAAACCGAAGAGGTCGCCGAAGAACTCGGGATAGCGGAAGCGACTGCTCGAGAGGACCGGGACCTCCACGAGGAATTCTGGATTCCCGAGCGCGCACGCTGGGACCACATCAAGGGCCAGGAGACGGACATTGGGGCGGCACTGAACAAGGCCCTCGCCGCGATCGAGGACGAGAACGACGCAATCGCTGACCGCGTGCTCACGACAGTCGACTTCAACGATAAGGAGCGACTGCCAGACTCTCTCCTCTCGGATCTCGTCTCACACTTCTCGAAGCACCGTTACCGGAACGAAGATCTCGAAGACCCCGACATCTTCGGGCGTGCCTACGAGTACCTCATCCGCGAGTTCGCCGACGACGCCGGGAAGAAGGGTGGCGAGTTCTACACGCCGCGGGAAGTGGTTCGCCTCATCGTCAAGTGCGTAAACCCGGAGCCGGGAGACCGGGTCTACGACCCCTGTGTTGGCTCTGGCGGGATGCTCATCTATTCGGCCGAGCACATCCGTGAGCAGGGCGGCGATATGGAGGACATCTCGCTCTATGGCCAGGAGAAAAACCTGAACACGTGGGCCATCGGGCAGATGAACGTTCTGTTGCACGAGCTCTACGACGCCCAGATCAAGAAGGGCGACACTATCACCGACCCCAAACTCGTCACCAAGCACGACGAACTGGAGGTGTTCGATCGGGTCATCGCGAACCCGATGTGGAACCAGAAGGAGTGGAACAAAGACTGGGTCGAGGAGAATGAGCCGTATAATCGGTTCCCGTACGGACTGCCGCCGTCGAACCGTGGTGACTGGGCGTGGATTCAGCTCATGATCGCCTCGCTTAACGAGACCGGAAAAGCGGGCGTCGTCATGGACAACGGCGTGCTGTTCCGATCGCGCTCGGAGAAGAAGATACGGAAACCGATCTTGGAGAATGACCTAGTTGAAGCGGTAATCGCCTTACCGGAGAACCTGTTCTACAACACGTCGTCGCCTGGCTGTATCCTTATCCTGAACAAGGACAAGCCCGAGGAACGCGAGGGCACGGTCCACTTCATTTACGCCGAGGATCAGACGCTTCGTGAGTCGGACGTGCAGGTGTTCGAGGAACTCTCGAACCAGAATCAATTGACCGACGAAGGGGTCGAGTACCTTGCGGAGACGTACCAGACTGGGCGCGAGGAGGACCATCACAGTCGACTTGTTGATCTTGAAGAAATTGAGGAGAACGATTGGAACCTGAACGTGCCTCGCTACGTCGACACGACCGAACCCGAGGAGCCTATCGACGTGAGTCAGAAGCTCCGTGAGTTGGACCGGCTGGCCGAGGAGCGTGCGAAGACAGACGAGGAATTGCAGCAGTACATGGAGGAGTTGGAATACCGATGA
- a CDS encoding restriction endonuclease subunit S translates to MNEAISEEGAAEGYKQVHLGPRKVEIPEAWEKTQLGELGEYLNGYGFKSSDWSNEGRPIIRIQNLTNSAGEETNYYKGEIKDRYIVHEGDLLVSWSATLGVFIWDGPEALLNQHIFKVAPSERVSEDFLYYLLDHNLDLLEMRVQGSTMKHIRKSTFEDTFVPLPPLSEQHRIANIFSRVDEQIQQTDEIIEKHRELREGLLHDLFHRGAVKHDRILGPEELADKPGGVNTGLDQTTVGQIPERWEAERLGELTVASAYGVNASAEDFDSEKPRYIRITDIADDGHLKQDDPKSISRLQSEGYELQNGDLLFARTGATVGKTLLYQEDYPEAAYAGYLIRFQLDQERILPKFVFYFTQTDNYDRWVSRITRQGAQENINTGEYASILLPLPPIAEQQKIVSILEIVDQKISQERDTKQNLKELKRGLMQDLLTGKVRVNTD, encoded by the coding sequence ATGAATGAAGCGATATCTGAGGAAGGTGCTGCTGAGGGCTATAAACAGGTTCACTTGGGGCCTCGGAAAGTAGAAATCCCCGAAGCTTGGGAGAAAACTCAACTTGGTGAGCTTGGAGAGTATTTAAATGGATATGGATTTAAATCATCTGACTGGTCTAATGAGGGAAGGCCAATTATCCGCATCCAGAATTTAACAAATTCTGCAGGTGAAGAAACGAATTACTATAAAGGTGAGATAAAAGACCGATATATTGTCCATGAGGGCGATCTATTGGTTTCATGGTCTGCAACGTTAGGCGTGTTTATCTGGGATGGGCCTGAAGCGCTCCTAAATCAGCATATCTTCAAGGTAGCACCGTCGGAGAGGGTTTCTGAAGACTTTCTATACTACCTCTTAGATCATAACTTAGACCTTCTTGAAATGCGGGTTCAGGGGAGTACGATGAAACACATCCGGAAGTCTACATTTGAGGATACCTTCGTTCCACTCCCCCCACTCTCCGAACAACATCGAATTGCCAATATCTTCTCTAGGGTAGACGAGCAGATTCAGCAGACAGACGAGATTATTGAGAAACATAGGGAACTTCGTGAAGGATTGCTTCATGATCTCTTCCATCGCGGTGCGGTCAAACATGATCGAATACTCGGTCCAGAAGAGCTGGCCGACAAGCCAGGTGGTGTCAACACCGGTTTAGATCAGACGACTGTCGGACAGATTCCGGAAAGGTGGGAAGCTGAACGACTAGGTGAACTTACTGTGGCTTCGGCATACGGAGTAAATGCCAGCGCCGAGGACTTCGATTCTGAAAAGCCTCGATACATTCGAATTACAGATATCGCTGATGATGGTCATCTAAAGCAAGATGACCCAAAAAGCATCTCACGGCTACAATCTGAGGGATACGAACTACAAAACGGCGATCTGCTATTTGCGAGGACAGGGGCTACAGTCGGGAAGACGCTATTGTATCAGGAAGACTATCCTGAAGCGGCATATGCGGGGTATCTGATTCGGTTCCAACTAGATCAGGAACGTATTCTTCCAAAGTTTGTTTTTTATTTCACGCAAACAGACAACTATGACCGCTGGGTATCTCGAATAACGCGACAAGGAGCACAAGAGAACATCAACACCGGCGAGTATGCCAGCATTCTTCTTCCGCTCCCCCCAATTGCCGAACAACAGAAAATCGTATCAATACTGGAAATTGTCGATCAGAAAATCAGCCAAGAACGGGATACAAAACAGAATCTCAAAGAACTCAAACGAGGCCTTATGCAAGACCTCCTTACTGGGAAAGTCCGGGTCAATACCGACTAA